One window of the Camelina sativa cultivar DH55 chromosome 1, Cs, whole genome shotgun sequence genome contains the following:
- the LOC104787052 gene encoding cysteine-rich repeat secretory protein 38-like, which yields MSSLFSSKRTVWFPILALAIQILSIHSVLSQSQNNAFLYHKCSDIEGSFTSKSLYQSNLNNLFPQLSYIVPSTGFAASSSGNTLDNVNGLALCRGDASSSDCSSCLATAIPEIRQRCPNNKAGIIWYDNCLLKYSSTKFFGKIDYENRFYLYNVNNVSDPTSFNTQTRALLIELTKNATTRGNQKLFATGEKNIGKKKLYGLVQCTRDLRSESCKACLNGIIGELPNCCDGKEGGRVVGGSCNFRYEIYPFVNTA from the exons ATGTCTTCACTCTTTTCATCAAAACGCACGGTTTGGTTCCCCATCTTGGCATTAGCCATACAAATTCTATCTATACATAGCGTTTTGTCACAAAGCCAGAACAATGCGTTTCTCTACCACAAGTGCTCTGACATTGAAGGAAGCTTCACCTCGAAAAGTCTCTACCAGTCAAATCTCAACAATCTCTTTCCTCAGCTCTCTTACATAGTTCCATCCACCGGTTTCGCCGCCTCCTCCTCTGGTAACACTCTAGACAACGTCAACGGTTTGGCCCTTTGCCGCGGCGATGCCTCATCTTCTGACTGTAGCTCCTGTCTTGCAACCGCCATCCCCGAG ATACGTCAAAGATGTCCGAACAACAAGGCGGGAATAATATGGTACGACAACTGTCTTCTCAAGTATTCCTCGACCAAATTCTTTGGGAAAATCGATTACGAGAACAGGTTTTACTTGTACAACGTCAACAATGTGAGCGATCCAACATCCTTCAACACGCAGACGAGAGCTCTTTTAATCGAGCTGACTAAGAATGCGACTACTAGAGGCAACCAGAAGCTGTTTGCGACAGGAGAGAAAAATATCGGAAAGAAGAAGTTGTACGGACTAGTGCAGTGTACGAGAGACTTGAGGAGTGAGAGTTGTAAGGCGTGTTTAAATGGGATTATTGGGGAGCTTCCTAACTGTTGTGATGGTAAAGAAGGAGGGAGAGTTGTGGGTGGGAGCTGTAACTTTAGGTATGAGATTTACCCTTTTGTGAACACTGCTTGA
- the LOC104706352 gene encoding putative cysteine-rich repeat secretory protein 35 — protein MRAELVETATEIEQDIQEHVVTVSPSVQTRKAEHPGGWDDDQEGTRGLLGYDIDAKVNRPVYGIAPLSKAPYKMAPAEMAELKKQLEDLLNKGVIRPSIDLASDYHQILIDETDVRKTAFRTKYRLYEFVVMSFGNQIQNNVFFIYYLSKHLVYVPILAILLLVRSVSSLNLTNEYLNHKCFVSEGKYKHGGKYEKNLNVLNRYVSDNDLASGYVHVSHGQAPDSVTIILQCRGDSFRSNCHSCYATAVDEFHRRCQGDKAGIIWYDQCFLVISKIKPQVPRKIDFKNTFSMHNPKNVSKEARSFDKMTRDFLYELVRKPSYPTVVEHQSTYYAAGEKKLGANKICAMMQCASDILQCKVCLEWCIRELPKCCNGKQEERVLGMSCNLRYELYPFLRN, from the exons ATGCGTGCAGAGCTAGTTGAGACTGCAACAGAGATTGAACAGGACATTCAGGAACATGTAGTGACGGTTAGTCCATCAGTTCAGACTAGGAAGGCAGAGCATCCTGGAG GCTGGGATGATGATCAAGAAGGGACTAGAGGCTTACTTGGTTATGATATCGATGCCAAAGTCAATAGGCCAGTCTACG GGATAGCGCCGTTATCTAAGGCTCCATACaagatggctccagcagagatggcagagctgaagaagcagttagaAGATCTATTAAACAAGGGAGTTattcgtcctagt atagatctggcgtcggatTACCATCAGATTCTGATAGATGAGACAGATGTGAgaaagactgcattcaggacaaAGTATCGGCtttatgagttcgtggtgatgTCGTTTGGG aatcaaatccaaaacaatGTATTCTTCATATATTATCTATCCAAACACCTAGTCTATGTCCCTATCTTGGCAATCCTACTCCTCGTACGCAGCGTTTCATCACTAAACCTTACTAATGAGTATCTCAACCACAAATGCTTCGTTAGTGAAGGGAAATATAAGCATGGTGGTAAATATGAGAAAAACCTCAACGTTCTCAACCGTTATGTCTCTGATAATGATCTTGCGAGCGGATACGTGCATGTTTCTCATGGCCAGGCTCCAGATTCTGTCACCATCATATTACAATGTCGTGGCGACTCCTTCAGGTCCAATTGCCACTCTTGCTATGCCACCGCCGTCGACGAG TTTCACAGGAGATGCCAGGGAGACAAGGCAGGAATAATATGGTACGACCAATGTTTTCTCGTTATTTCTAAGATCAAACCCCAAGTCCCAAGAAAGATAGATTTCAAAAACACTTTTTCAATGCACAATCCAAAAAATGTGAGCAAGGAAGCAAGATCGTTTGACAAGATGACAAGGGATTTCCTTTACGAGCTGGTGCGGAAACCCTCTTATCCCACTGTGGTCGAACACCAGTCTACATATTATGCTGCGGGGGAGAAAAAGCTCGGGGCGAATAAAATTTGTGCAATGATGCAATGTGCATCAGACATATTGCAATGTAAGGTTTGTTTGGAATGGTGTATCAGAGAGCTTCCAAAGTGCTGCAATGGTaaacaagaagagagagttTTAGGTATGAGCTGTAATCTTAGGTATGAGCTATACCCTTTTCTTAGGAATTAA
- the LOC104787069 gene encoding proline-rich receptor-like protein kinase PERK8, with amino-acid sequence MLCYVGKATKIFIFIVTVAVVIGLVVVFGVLRRHSHHCSGDYCSSDPPPSSSSSSPSSPFITPFPNPNPNPTTPVLGSSPPTPPDSSSTPNPSTPISPNPPAPIVTNPNPPPPPDSDTTTTAPPPPTTETAIPPPPPAPVSASPPLTPPSAVVNTPAPVHAKLVND; translated from the coding sequence atgctcTGCTATGTCGGTAAAGCCACCaagattttcattttcatcGTTACCGTCGCCGTCGTCATTGGCCTCGTCGTAGTCTTCGGTGTTCTCCGACGTCACTCTCACCATTGCTCCGGTGACTATTGCTCATCCgatcctcctccttcttcttcttcctcttcaccttCCTCCCCTTTTATAACTCCATTCCCAAACccaaacccgaacccgaccaCGCCTGTTCTCGGATCTTCACCTCCCACTCCACCAGATTCATCATCAACACCAAACCCATCTACTCCAATCTCCCCAAATCCGCCTGCACCGATCGTAACAAACCCGAATCCACCTCCTCCGCCTGATTCTGATACAACCACCACCGCTCCTCCTCCACCAACAACGGAAACAGCAATCCCACCACCGCCTCCAGCACCAGTATCGGCATCTCCGCCTTTAACTCCGCCGAGCGCCGTCGTCAACACTCCTGCTCCCGTGCATGCTAAACTGGTCAACGACTAA